CCAGGATGAGCAGGCTCATGACGACACTGATCACCACGGTCAGCGTGTGCCACTGATCCGGGAAGAACGCCATTCGGTACAGAGTGAAGATCCCCGCCAGCGGGTTGAACGCGCCGAGCGTCTCGAACACGCCAGGAAGGTTCGAGACGTTGTAGATGATCGGGGTCGCGTAGAACAGCGCGCGCAGGATGAGGCCAGTGGTTCGCTCCAGGTCGGCGTACAGCGCGCACAGCGGCGCGACGAGCAGTCCCAGCCCCACCAGCAGAATCGTCTGCAGCAGCACCGCCACCGGCAGCCACAGGATCCCCCACCCGATCTGCGCGTGCTGGCCTGGGTCCGTCTCCACGAGCAGGTTGATGATCACGAAGATCGCGAGCACCGGCAGCGAGAAGAGGAACTCGATGCCTTTGCTCAGCACGATGCGCGTCACCCAGATGGATCGCGGAATCGCGGTGGAGCGCACCAGCCGGGAGTCGCGCTTGAACGCTTTGGTGAAGTCCGACACCGACGAGTTGAACCACACCCAGGGCAGCAGGCCGCTGATGAGGAAGACGATGTAGGGATCCTCGCCCACATCGCGGTGGAACACGCGGGTGAAGACGAACCAGTAGATAGCACTCATCACCAGTGGGTCGAGAACCGACCACAGGTAGCCGAGCATGCTCGTGGAGTAGCGCACCTTCAGATCTCGCGCCGACAGCAGCCACAGCGAATGCGCGTAGCGCTTTGGCGTGCCGGGCGCGCCGACTGAAGTCCTGCTCATCTGCGCGTCAGTCGTCCTGACCTGCGAGGTCGTTGCGCCACATCGACAGGGCCGAGCCGATGGCCATGTGCATGTCGAGGTACTGGTAGGTGCCCAGGCGCCCTCCGAAGTGCACGTCCTGCTCCCCCTTGGCGAGTTCGCGGTACGCGAGCAGACCGTCGCGGTCGGAGGGCGTGTTCACCGGGTAGTACGGCTCGTCCTCCTGGTTCGCGAATCGCGAGAACTCCCGCATGATGACGGTCTTCTCCTGAGCGAAGATGTCCTTGCGCTCGGGATGGAAGTGCTTGAACTCGTGGATGCGGGTGAAGGGCACGTCCAGGTCGGGATAGTTCATCACGCTTGTGCCCTGGAAGTCCGTCGTGTTCAGCACCTCCTGCTCGAAATCGAGTGTGCGCCAGCTGAGCGCGCCTTCCGCGTAGTCGAAGTAGCGGTCGACGGGGCCGGTGTACACGATCGGAAGCTGCCCCACCGTCGCCTTCTTGTTCAGCGGCTGGGTCTCGTCGAAGTAGTCGACGCCGAGCTTCACCTCGATGTTCGGGTGGTCGGCCATCCGCTCCAGCCACGCGGTGTATCCCTCGGTCGGCAGCCCCTCCCAGGTGTCGTTGAAGTAGCGGTTGTCGTAGGTGTAGCGCACGGGCAGACGGCTGACGATGTCGCCGGAGAGCTTGTGCGGGTCGGTCTGCCACTGCTTGGCGGTGTAATCGCGGAAGAACGCCTCGAACAGAGGTCTGCCGACCAGGGCGATGCCCTTCTCCTCGAAGTTCTGCGCGGTCTTGACGTCGAACTCGCCGGCCTGCTCCTTGATGAGCGCCCGCGCCTCGCTCGGTGAATAGGCCGCCTGGAAGAACTGATTGATCGTGCCGAGGTTCACAGGCATCGGGTAGACGACGTCCTTGTGGTGCGTGTACACCCGGTGCACGTAGTTCGTGAACGTCGTGAAGCGGTTCACGTACTCCCACACCGTCGGGTTGGACGTGTGGAACAGATGCGCACCGTAGCGGTGCACCTCGATCCCGGTCTCGGGATCCGCCTCGCTGTAGGCGTTGCCGCCGATGTGCGCGCGACGGTCGATGACGGTCACCTTGCGGCCGGCTGCTGCCGCGCGCTCGGCGATGGTGAGGCCGAAGAAACCCGACCCGACGACGAGAAGATCCATTTTGCGAACTGCTTTCTGGGTGCGCGACGAGAGGTTGAGATGAGCGGATCACAGGTCCGTCTGCTCAGACGATTCTAATGTGACGACGTTGCCGATCCTGTGAGGCCCCGCTGGCTGGAGTCAGCCGGGAGCCGGCAACGCGAACCCACCGCTGTCGAGCATCGTCTTCAGCATCGGCGCCAAGGTACGGCCGTAGGAGTCCGAGATGTGGTTGTCATCGATGTAGGGCGCGATGTTCCCGATCTCGGGCATGCATACACCATCGGGACACAACCATGGGCTGAAGTCCACTGCAGCCACCGCGCCACGTCGGCTGATCGCGTCCAGATCTGCCGCGGACTCCGGCTGGGGCACCTCGCAGTCCTTCTCGGACGAAGTCGCGCATTCATACATGTCGAAACGGAAGCGGGGGTTATCCCTCACTGCGATCACCTGGATGCCCTGATTGGTCAGGTCGTCGATGATCGTCCGAATCCCCTCGATGAAGACCTCGGGTCCTTCGGGAGTGGCCCGCGTCGCAACGAGATAGACGGCGTCGGGAGCGAGATCCGCAGCGTACTCCAGAGCAGCCTTGCGCCATTGCTCGCATGGCGGCCCGGAAGTCGACCACGAGGGCGCGTCAGCTCCGATCGAGCATCCCCCTTCAGCAGCGCAACCATCCCCCAGCCGTTCTCGTCAGCCAGCACTCGAAGCGGCGACATCAATTGCTGCGCATGAGAGTCACCCATGACGAGTACCAGCGGAGCATCGGATCGATGCGCGGCCGCGTTGCTCGAGCACGTTCCAGCCAGAACGTCGTCGTGTGGCTCGAGCGAACCGCAAGAGGCACCGAGATCCACCCACTCGTCTCCGAGCCTGAGGGGTCGCGGCTTGAGGGGAGATCCGGCAGCGGCTCAATCGGCGTGTCAATCTGCGCAGCACCTGGGTAGTCACGGGCATCAGACGACATGACAGCTGCGTCGCGAGCTGCAGCACCCGCCTGCCAGACGGCAAGTGGAATTCCAACCAATGCGACCGTGCATGCGATCACGGCCCCGCCCCAGAGCGCGTGACGATCGAAGACTCGTGCATGGCGGAGCGGCTGCTCTACGCCCCACGCGATCAGGCGGGCCAAGATGAATGAGATCACGATGATCGCCAGGCCGGCGTACGGCCCGGGTTCCGATCTACCGGTCCACATCATCCAGGTGATGAGAACAGGCCAATGCACGAGGTACAAGGCGTAGGCGTCGCGCCCCAGGAATCGAAGGGGCCTGGATGCGAGCAGACGCGTCGGCGATCCCGCCGCTTCCTGCTGGCCTGCGACGATCACGGCGGCAGTGCAGAGAACCGGCCAGAGCGCGAGGTACCCCGGAAACCCGCCCTGCACGTCGAGGACGATGCCGCACACGACAATGCCGACGACTCCGCCCCATCCGAGCAGGATGCGAACGAGACGAGAGGGTTTCAGGTAAGGAAGGGCGAGCGCCACCAGCGAACCGGCGGCGAACTCCCACAGCCTCGTGCGCGTGTCGAAATACGCGAACGACTGCGCCGTGTATGTCTCGTAGATGGAGAAACCGAGTGAGAGCACGAAAACTGTCGAGAAGACGAGCGCCAGCAGGGGCACAGCGCGCTGATGGCTTCTGCGTGTGGCCAGTGCGACGAGGACGATCAGCAGAGGCCAGATGACGAAGACCTGTCCTTGAACTGACAGGGACCAGAAGTGCTGGAAGGGGCTCGGTGTGGCGGTATCCCGAGCGTAGTAGTCCACGTTCGATGCAGCGAGTGACCAGTTCTCGAAGTAGAGAAGACTCGCCCAGCCCTCGCGCCATACCCTCGGCCATTCGATCTCGGGATAGGTCAAGAACGCGACCAGGGCGATACCGACGATCGTCGTGGCCGCGGCTGGGAGGAGGCGACGGAACTTGCGAAGCCAGAATGTGCCCAACTTGAGCGGCGCGCCACCGCGGACTTTCCGCACGAACGAGGCTGTCAGAAAGAAGGCCGAGATCATCAGGAAGACGTCAACGCCACCCGAGACGCGACCCAACCACACGTGGTAGACGACGACGAGAAGGATGGCCAATGCGCGGAGTCCGTCGATGTCGGCGCGGTATCCAGCCGTGCCGACCGCGGACTTCTCCCGACGTACCGTTCTGCGTGTGCTCGCGGGTGTCGTTGGAGGACTGTGGGAAGTCAAGATGCGCGAAGTCTCCTCGATGCTCGGAATGGACGACATATCGAACACCAGCTCGGGAACATGAGAACCTCAGCATGCTAGCCAGAGAAGCTTAGAACGGACCCGCCCCGTTCTCAGACATTGTTCTTGAGCCAGCCGGCAAGCTGCACGTGCGCGTCGCCGAGAACGAGTCCAGTCTCGCCAATCTTTCGCAGGTCAAGAGTGCTGTTCGCGGGGCGAGGCGATACGGGCCCCGCGACGTCGGCATAGT
Above is a window of Microbacterium suwonense DNA encoding:
- a CDS encoding ABC transporter permease, with the protein product MSRTSVGAPGTPKRYAHSLWLLSARDLKVRYSTSMLGYLWSVLDPLVMSAIYWFVFTRVFHRDVGEDPYIVFLISGLLPWVWFNSSVSDFTKAFKRDSRLVRSTAIPRSIWVTRIVLSKGIEFLFSLPVLAIFVIINLLVETDPGQHAQIGWGILWLPVAVLLQTILLVGLGLLVAPLCALYADLERTTGLILRALFYATPIIYNVSNLPGVFETLGAFNPLAGIFTLYRMAFFPDQWHTLTVVISVVMSLLILALGVWVFRALERPVLKEL
- a CDS encoding SGNH hydrolase domain-containing protein; amino-acid sequence: MGDGCAAEGGCSIGADAPSWSTSGPPCEQWRKAALEYAADLAPDAVYLVATRATPEGPEVFIEGIRTIIDDLTNQGIQVIAVRDNPRFRFDMYECATSSEKDCEVPQPESAADLDAISRRGAVAAVDFSPWLCPDGVCMPEIGNIAPYIDDNHISDSYGRTLAPMLKTMLDSGGFALPAPG
- a CDS encoding acyltransferase family protein, producing the protein MAILLVVVYHVWLGRVSGGVDVFLMISAFFLTASFVRKVRGGAPLKLGTFWLRKFRRLLPAAATTIVGIALVAFLTYPEIEWPRVWREGWASLLYFENWSLAASNVDYYARDTATPSPFQHFWSLSVQGQVFVIWPLLIVLVALATRRSHQRAVPLLALVFSTVFVLSLGFSIYETYTAQSFAYFDTRTRLWEFAAGSLVALALPYLKPSRLVRILLGWGGVVGIVVCGIVLDVQGGFPGYLALWPVLCTAAVIVAGQQEAAGSPTRLLASRPLRFLGRDAYALYLVHWPVLITWMMWTGRSEPGPYAGLAIIVISFILARLIAWGVEQPLRHARVFDRHALWGGAVIACTVALVGIPLAVWQAGAAARDAAVMSSDARDYPGAAQIDTPIEPLPDLPSSRDPSGSETSGWISVPLAVRSSHTTTFWLERARATRPRIDPMLRWYSSWVTLMRSN
- the glf gene encoding UDP-galactopyranose mutase, whose amino-acid sequence is MDLLVVGSGFFGLTIAERAAAAGRKVTVIDRRAHIGGNAYSEADPETGIEVHRYGAHLFHTSNPTVWEYVNRFTTFTNYVHRVYTHHKDVVYPMPVNLGTINQFFQAAYSPSEARALIKEQAGEFDVKTAQNFEEKGIALVGRPLFEAFFRDYTAKQWQTDPHKLSGDIVSRLPVRYTYDNRYFNDTWEGLPTEGYTAWLERMADHPNIEVKLGVDYFDETQPLNKKATVGQLPIVYTGPVDRYFDYAEGALSWRTLDFEQEVLNTTDFQGTSVMNYPDLDVPFTRIHEFKHFHPERKDIFAQEKTVIMREFSRFANQEDEPYYPVNTPSDRDGLLAYRELAKGEQDVHFGGRLGTYQYLDMHMAIGSALSMWRNDLAGQDD